Proteins encoded by one window of Trueperaceae bacterium:
- the rplV gene encoding 50S ribosomal protein L22: MLRVTPRKTRLVADLIRGKDVAQAEAILKYTDKRAAEPLLKLLKSARANAVNNHDMFDDRLFVKEIQVGDGPTLKRAMPRARGRADLVRKRTCHVSITLEERSGK; encoded by the coding sequence ATGCTGCGCGTCACGCCACGCAAGACGCGCCTCGTCGCGGACCTGATCCGCGGCAAGGACGTCGCGCAGGCCGAGGCGATCCTCAAGTACACCGACAAGCGCGCCGCCGAGCCGCTCCTGAAGCTCCTCAAGAGCGCCCGCGCGAACGCCGTGAACAACCACGACATGTTCGACGACAGGCTGTTCGTGAAGGAGATCCAGGTCGGGGACGGGCCCACGCTGAAGCGCGCCATGCCGCGCGCCCGCGGACGAGCCGACCTCGTGCGGAAGCGGACCTGCCACGTGTCGATCACCCTGGAGGAACGCAGTGGGAAATAA